Proteins found in one Nocardia brasiliensis ATCC 700358 genomic segment:
- a CDS encoding sugar ABC transporter ATP-binding protein has protein sequence MQLSGLRATGLSKSFAGVPALREVSLDFPAGAVTALMGENGAGKSTLIRILGGDHRPDSGRLELDGVLLDQATPAAARAAGIRVIGQEPEIVPHVSVAENVYLGALPRRAGRLLDRAALHERMRTDLARLGFDRDLDPSTVGSKLTAAQRQLVEIMRALTTDAKVIAFDEPTSSLSDHETESLFALIGRLRERGLAVIYVSHRMREIFRLADRVAVLRDGALVGVRATAETTDQEIVRMMVGRDLSTLFARGPAAPGRVVLDVDAVTTDDVSDVSLQVRAGEVVALAGLVGAGRSELAGALAGDLPIRSGTVRIDGKPVRLRQPRDAVRAGVGYAPEERKAQALLLHRGVRDNISLAMLDRLRRLRFVKAGAERRLAQQYVASLRVRTPSIEQEVRKLSGGNQQKVVLARWLARKPKVLILDEPTRGVDVGAKAEIYRIIEELAEAGVAVLVISSELPEVLGLADRIVVMQQGRVTGELDRGAASEEAVLALAMAADLTSLGNQ, from the coding sequence ATGCAGCTGAGCGGCCTGCGCGCCACCGGCCTCAGCAAGAGCTTCGCCGGGGTGCCCGCCCTGCGCGAGGTGAGCCTGGACTTCCCGGCCGGCGCGGTGACCGCGCTGATGGGGGAGAACGGTGCGGGCAAATCGACCCTGATCCGGATTCTCGGCGGCGATCACCGCCCGGACAGCGGTCGGCTCGAGCTCGACGGCGTGCTACTCGATCAGGCCACCCCGGCCGCCGCGCGGGCGGCCGGGATCCGGGTGATCGGCCAGGAACCCGAGATCGTGCCGCATGTGTCGGTCGCCGAGAACGTCTACCTCGGCGCGCTGCCGCGCCGGGCGGGCCGGCTGCTCGACCGGGCGGCGCTGCACGAGCGGATGCGCACCGATCTGGCCCGGCTGGGCTTCGACCGGGATCTGGATCCGAGCACGGTGGGCTCGAAACTGACTGCGGCACAGCGGCAATTGGTCGAGATCATGCGCGCGTTGACCACCGACGCCAAGGTGATCGCCTTCGACGAGCCCACCTCGTCGCTGTCGGATCACGAGACCGAATCACTGTTCGCGCTGATCGGGCGGCTGCGCGAGCGCGGGCTCGCGGTGATCTACGTGTCCCATCGGATGCGGGAGATCTTCCGCCTCGCCGACCGGGTCGCGGTACTGCGCGACGGTGCGCTGGTCGGGGTGCGCGCGACCGCGGAGACCACCGATCAAGAGATCGTCCGCATGATGGTCGGCCGGGATCTGTCCACGCTGTTCGCCCGCGGTCCGGCCGCGCCGGGCCGGGTCGTGCTCGACGTGGACGCGGTCACCACCGACGACGTGTCCGACGTGAGCCTGCAGGTGCGGGCCGGGGAAGTGGTGGCGCTGGCCGGGCTGGTCGGCGCGGGCCGCTCCGAGCTGGCCGGTGCGCTGGCCGGGGACCTGCCGATCCGCTCCGGCACGGTGCGGATCGACGGCAAGCCGGTGCGGCTGCGGCAACCGCGCGACGCGGTGCGAGCCGGGGTCGGCTACGCGCCGGAGGAGCGCAAGGCGCAGGCGCTGCTGCTGCATCGCGGTGTGCGCGACAACATTTCGCTCGCGATGCTGGATCGGTTGCGCCGGCTGCGGTTCGTCAAGGCCGGTGCCGAGCGCCGGCTCGCGCAGCAGTACGTGGCGTCGTTGCGGGTGCGCACGCCCTCGATCGAGCAGGAGGTGCGCAAACTCTCGGGCGGCAACCAGCAGAAGGTGGTGCTGGCCCGGTGGCTCGCGCGTAAACCCAAGGTGCTGATCCTGGACGAGCCGACCCGCGGCGTCGATGTCGGCGCCAAGGCCGAGATCTACCGCATCATCGAGGAATTGGCGGAGGCGGGCGTCGCCGTGCTGGTGATCTCCTCGGAACTACCCGAAGTGCTCGGCCTCGCCGACCGGATCGTCGTCATGCAGCAGGGGCGCGTCACCGGCGAACTGGACCGCGGCGCGGCCAGTGAAGAGGCGGTGCTGGCGCTGGCCATGGCCGCGGACCTGACATCTCTAGGAAACCAATGA
- a CDS encoding ABC transporter permease, which produces MTEQQLTAVPVAPANPQAPERNRYAAAFTPRRILHAIGPGNLSLIGALAVIVAIFGSLNDGYLDPANLAGIGDAVTVFGLLAVVQTVVIICGALDISVGSQAGVASVLSAMAFTATSGNAFLGILAAIGIGLVLGLVNGLIIVYGRVNPVIATLATLAAYKGLAQLISGGKAQGFVLDNDVFIFLARGKIIGLPVPVIILAIVAVAVHVLLKYTDIGRNIYAIGGNDTAARLSGININKYLIAVFVLAGVVAAIAGIILTARTGSGQPVSGSEGLELKAITAAALGGCALKGGKGTVGGTLLAVVLLGALDNGLNVVGVNTFWQNVAQGSLLVAAVVIQQRRSGERAVGLPT; this is translated from the coding sequence ATGACGGAGCAACAACTCACAGCGGTGCCGGTGGCACCGGCCAACCCCCAAGCGCCCGAGCGCAATCGCTATGCCGCCGCGTTCACGCCGCGGCGCATACTGCACGCGATCGGTCCGGGAAACCTCAGCCTGATCGGCGCGCTCGCGGTCATCGTCGCGATCTTCGGCTCCCTCAACGACGGCTATCTCGACCCCGCGAATCTCGCCGGAATCGGTGACGCGGTAACGGTTTTCGGCCTGCTCGCGGTGGTGCAGACGGTGGTGATCATCTGCGGCGCCCTGGACATCTCGGTGGGCTCGCAGGCCGGGGTCGCCTCGGTACTCAGCGCGATGGCGTTCACCGCGACCTCGGGCAACGCCTTCCTCGGCATCCTGGCCGCGATCGGCATCGGACTGGTGCTCGGGCTGGTGAACGGCCTGATCATCGTGTACGGCCGGGTGAATCCCGTGATCGCGACCCTGGCCACCTTGGCCGCGTACAAGGGTCTGGCCCAATTGATCTCGGGCGGCAAGGCGCAGGGTTTCGTGCTCGACAACGACGTCTTCATCTTCCTGGCCCGCGGCAAGATCATCGGGTTGCCGGTGCCGGTGATCATCCTCGCGATCGTCGCGGTGGCGGTGCACGTGCTGCTGAAGTACACCGATATCGGCCGCAACATCTACGCGATCGGCGGCAACGACACCGCCGCAAGGCTTTCCGGCATCAATATCAACAAGTACCTGATCGCGGTGTTCGTGCTCGCCGGGGTGGTGGCCGCGATCGCGGGCATCATCCTGACCGCGCGCACCGGATCGGGACAGCCGGTGTCGGGCAGCGAAGGGCTCGAACTCAAGGCGATCACCGCGGCGGCGCTGGGCGGCTGCGCGCTCAAGGGTGGAAAGGGCACGGTCGGCGGCACGCTGCTCGCCGTGGTCCTGCTCGGCGCGCTGGACAACGGCCTGAACGTGGTGGGCGTCAACACCTTCTGGCAGAACGTCGCGCAGGGCTCCCTGCTCGTCGCCGCCGTGGTGATCCAGCAGCGGCGCAGCGGTGAGCGCGCCGTCGGATTGCCGACCTAG
- a CDS encoding substrate-binding domain-containing protein — translation MSWTHRRRWTSAVLCGISLALAATACSSGKESASPAAGPQQQTGAISLVYAQKQGDQEYFIGEAEGAKAKAKELGIDLKVVNLGNDANKAVTEVNNAINQKASGVIVVVPDPSVGPQVAQLTKTGGVALLTSDDQVCTTGPDPSKCAKDQLVPRVGFSGTQMGTEVGRRAGQDFKKAGWKPEETAIVEAWKQDVTVCTDRVEANKKAFREAAGVDVRVIEVGTDNTPSDAQNKISATVAGNRSVKNWIVMGCNDENVSGGVAAIQNAGYAADNVLGVGLGAYLACKEWRGGKPTGFKAALFINGKDVGALAVQTMHDYLKNGKAMPAEAFAPTTMVDASNWQQAGVTCS, via the coding sequence ATGTCCTGGACCCATCGACGACGTTGGACCAGTGCCGTGCTGTGCGGAATCTCGCTCGCCCTGGCCGCTACCGCCTGTTCGTCGGGCAAGGAAAGCGCCTCGCCCGCCGCGGGCCCGCAGCAGCAAACGGGCGCGATCAGCCTGGTCTACGCCCAGAAGCAGGGCGATCAGGAGTACTTCATCGGCGAAGCCGAGGGGGCCAAGGCCAAGGCCAAGGAACTCGGCATCGACCTCAAGGTGGTCAACCTGGGCAACGACGCGAACAAGGCGGTCACCGAGGTCAACAACGCGATCAACCAGAAGGCGAGCGGCGTGATCGTGGTGGTCCCCGACCCGTCGGTCGGCCCGCAGGTCGCCCAGTTGACCAAGACCGGCGGCGTCGCGCTGCTGACCTCCGACGATCAGGTCTGCACCACCGGGCCCGATCCGTCGAAATGCGCCAAGGATCAACTGGTTCCCCGGGTCGGCTTCAGCGGGACGCAGATGGGGACCGAGGTTGGCCGCCGAGCCGGGCAGGACTTCAAGAAGGCGGGCTGGAAGCCGGAAGAGACCGCGATCGTCGAGGCTTGGAAGCAGGACGTGACGGTGTGCACCGACCGTGTCGAGGCGAACAAGAAGGCGTTCCGCGAGGCCGCGGGCGTCGACGTCCGAGTGATCGAGGTCGGTACCGACAACACCCCGTCGGACGCGCAGAACAAGATCTCCGCGACCGTCGCGGGCAACCGGTCGGTCAAGAACTGGATCGTCATGGGCTGCAACGACGAGAACGTCAGCGGCGGCGTCGCCGCCATCCAGAACGCCGGGTACGCCGCGGACAACGTGCTCGGTGTCGGGCTCGGCGCCTATCTGGCCTGCAAGGAGTGGCGTGGCGGCAAGCCGACCGGATTCAAGGCGGCCCTGTTCATCAACGGCAAGGACGTCGGTGCGCTGGCGGTGCAGACCATGCACGACTACTTGAAGAACGGCAAGGCCATGCCGGCCGAGGCCTTCGCCCCGACCACCATGGTCGACGCGAGCAACTGGCAGCAGGCGGGCGTCACATGCAGCTGA
- a CDS encoding ROK family transcriptional regulator: MYQLTARDIRRRNRFGVLQAVYAADGHISRQDIARATGLSFATVGNMIAELLDVGVLVELGHDAPGVGRPRARLAINPDRGLLVGVDIAETAIHFDLFDLAMTALRAVEIPVDPAATEPHDVAALIIRGIRELTAGDADKVLGAGLSVPGLVEPEGGISVFSPYWHWHDVPLKELLDDQLPHPLYLDNPLKASTAAHLWFGAGRDVDDLIVVTLRAGVGIGVVVDGMLYRGVSNSAGEWGHTNLVLDGRECRCGRTGCVEAYVGAPGIVRTLRELDPASPMLASDDAATIAAIAAAAGREDPVALAVIDRTGHYLGVAVANLVNLFNPRTMVFGDLVADHLGPPLLEVTRRVAAHHAMTDPFDAVTLQLSALPHNPASLGAATFALDGFLADRETFGSIAARRALRTSAT; the protein is encoded by the coding sequence GTGTATCAGCTGACCGCGCGCGACATCCGGCGCCGCAACAGGTTCGGCGTACTACAGGCGGTGTACGCCGCCGACGGCCATATCAGCAGGCAGGACATCGCCCGCGCGACCGGGCTCTCGTTCGCCACGGTCGGCAACATGATCGCCGAACTGCTCGACGTCGGCGTGCTCGTGGAGCTCGGTCACGACGCGCCGGGCGTCGGCAGGCCCCGGGCCCGGCTCGCGATCAACCCCGACCGCGGCCTGCTGGTCGGCGTCGACATCGCCGAAACAGCGATCCACTTCGACCTTTTCGACCTGGCCATGACGGCATTGCGCGCGGTGGAGATCCCCGTCGACCCGGCCGCCACCGAGCCGCACGATGTCGCCGCGCTCATCATTCGCGGCATCCGCGAACTCACCGCAGGCGACGCCGACAAGGTGCTCGGCGCCGGGTTGAGCGTGCCCGGCCTGGTCGAGCCCGAAGGCGGGATCTCGGTCTTCTCGCCGTACTGGCATTGGCACGATGTGCCGCTCAAGGAGCTGCTCGACGACCAGCTCCCGCATCCGCTCTATCTCGACAATCCGCTCAAAGCCAGTACCGCGGCGCATCTCTGGTTCGGCGCGGGGCGTGATGTGGACGATCTGATCGTGGTGACGCTGCGCGCGGGCGTCGGCATCGGCGTGGTCGTCGACGGGATGCTCTATCGCGGGGTCAGCAACAGCGCGGGCGAGTGGGGCCACACCAATCTCGTGCTGGACGGGCGCGAATGCCGTTGCGGGCGAACAGGTTGCGTGGAGGCGTACGTCGGCGCGCCCGGGATCGTGCGCACCCTGCGCGAACTCGACCCGGCCAGCCCGATGCTCGCGTCCGACGACGCCGCCACCATCGCGGCGATCGCCGCGGCGGCCGGGCGCGAGGACCCGGTCGCACTGGCGGTGATCGACCGGACAGGGCACTATCTCGGTGTCGCCGTGGCCAATCTGGTCAACCTGTTCAACCCGCGCACCATGGTCTTCGGCGACCTGGTCGCCGATCATCTCGGCCCGCCGCTGCTCGAGGTGACCCGGCGGGTGGCCGCCCATCATGCGATGACCGACCCCTTCGACGCGGTGACACTGCAACTCTCGGCGCTGCCGCACAATCCGGCCAGTCTCGGCGCCGCCACCTTCGCCCTCGACGGATTCCTCGCCGACCGGGAAACGTTCGGCTCCATCGCCGCCCGCCGCGCGCTGCGCACCTCGGCGACCTGA
- a CDS encoding sulfatase-like hydrolase/transferase: MNVADSARPETPVRRLDRRRVLGMMAAAPVAVPLLRAAAATAAPRSRPNILVLMTDQERADVVLPAGFELPTRARLAANGVRFAMHHTPTAPCSPARSTLFTGLHAPVSGMLDNVRGNDLMGTVLGAIQTWSPDLDSAVPTLGTVLRAAGYHTTYIGKWHLSDEVAADPAALSGYGFDEAHDILAAGGPNEGTRQDPGVVGHAVDWLQRHGGDPDPWLCVVSMVNPHDMMFCPRLYRFEDVPEYGADVPPNFESDLTTKPRVQSRWRTINGIVGGPMPTELDSPDARRQWQRWGNWYLELLRRTDELSGQVLAAVERSGAADNTVVVQVADHGELGGAHGLRQKGAMIYRENNRVPLVIADPRAPAGHGRTANALTSHIDLVPTLAALAGIDGAAAGSGPGRNLVPVLADPARTVRDAILLTSDAKSSGGQLPGSRYCLRGAITARYSFGRYSTPEQLGGPRGEFEYELYDRQVDPLELHNLAHGGGAAGLVEDLNDLVDSLLARELRRPDTETR; the protein is encoded by the coding sequence ATGAACGTAGCCGATTCTGCTCGACCCGAGACGCCCGTCCGACGCCTGGATCGGCGCCGCGTCCTCGGCATGATGGCCGCCGCGCCCGTTGCGGTGCCGTTGCTCCGTGCGGCCGCGGCGACGGCGGCGCCCCGGTCGCGGCCGAACATCCTCGTGCTCATGACCGATCAGGAGCGGGCGGATGTGGTGCTGCCGGCGGGATTCGAGCTGCCGACGCGGGCCCGGCTGGCGGCGAACGGGGTGCGCTTCGCCATGCATCACACGCCCACCGCACCGTGCTCGCCCGCGCGCTCCACCCTCTTCACCGGACTGCACGCCCCGGTGAGCGGCATGCTCGACAACGTGCGCGGCAACGATCTGATGGGCACGGTGCTGGGCGCGATCCAGACCTGGAGTCCTGACCTCGACTCCGCGGTCCCGACACTCGGCACCGTGTTGCGGGCCGCCGGCTACCACACCACATATATCGGCAAATGGCATCTGTCCGACGAGGTGGCCGCCGATCCGGCGGCGTTGTCGGGGTACGGGTTCGACGAGGCCCACGACATCCTGGCCGCGGGCGGCCCGAACGAGGGCACCCGGCAGGACCCGGGCGTGGTCGGCCACGCCGTCGACTGGCTGCAACGCCACGGCGGAGATCCCGACCCGTGGTTGTGTGTGGTGAGCATGGTGAATCCGCACGACATGATGTTCTGCCCGCGCCTCTACCGATTCGAGGACGTGCCGGAGTACGGCGCCGACGTGCCGCCGAATTTCGAATCCGACCTGACCACCAAGCCGCGGGTGCAGAGCCGCTGGCGCACCATCAACGGCATCGTCGGCGGGCCAATGCCGACCGAACTCGATTCGCCCGATGCTCGTCGGCAGTGGCAGCGCTGGGGCAACTGGTATCTCGAATTGCTGCGCCGCACAGACGAATTGAGCGGGCAGGTGCTGGCCGCCGTCGAGCGCAGCGGCGCTGCGGACAACACCGTGGTGGTGCAGGTCGCCGACCACGGCGAACTCGGTGGTGCCCACGGCCTGCGGCAGAAGGGGGCGATGATCTATCGGGAGAACAACCGGGTACCGCTGGTCATCGCCGATCCCCGTGCGCCGGCCGGGCACGGCCGGACCGCGAATGCGTTGACCTCCCATATCGATCTGGTGCCGACGCTGGCGGCGCTGGCCGGGATCGACGGTGCCGCAGCGGGTTCGGGGCCGGGCCGGAATCTGGTGCCGGTGCTCGCCGATCCGGCGCGCACGGTCCGGGACGCGATCCTGCTCACCTCGGACGCGAAATCCAGTGGGGGACAGCTGCCGGGCAGCCGGTACTGTCTGCGCGGCGCGATCACCGCCCGCTACAGCTTCGGCAGATACTCCACTCCGGAGCAGCTCGGCGGGCCGCGCGGCGAGTTCGAGTACGAACTCTACGATCGCCAGGTCGACCCGCTGGAGCTGCACAATCTCGCGCACGGCGGCGGCGCGGCCGGACTGGTCGAGGACCTGAACGATCTGGTCGATTCGCTGCTCGCCCGGGAACTGCGCCGGCCCGACACCGAAACCCGTTGA
- the lanL gene encoding class IV lanthionine synthetase LanL: MVNPVAEATLVELAQRHLAGRSDRRIWTDGVWCHLSPVNYRWPRQGWKLHIAATVGSAATVLDRTLDIVLRTECSGKFAASLEQVRRLNSADYPRGGAGKFITVYPRDDAQLRVLAALLHEATAGLAGPAILSDRPYAAGSLVHYRYGEFLGEDVIGGSGDYLPMLTAPDGSRVEDRRDAWFAPPVWADDPFGRPRSTEKATSGVLLANRFEVRRAIVHANKGGVFEATDRLTGAEVVVKQARAGVGDGPHGWNVQDALRNEAEMLDLLSPLAPRRLALFEQQHDLFLVQEMIAGTTFLEWRGRRHGALDWRATALRLTELLAAVHARGVVLQDFSASNVMVRPDDSLVLVDLEFAGRSGAIRMTGWTPDYAAPEQISGAAADFAADRHALGALLFLLCLGAKPSFAPDDRPARSKAARIARLLELAAETDREIATARPLLLGLLADDPAERWSLDRVHGFLTGDHQDPPRRRARHRTTDIDRLLDDGVGYLLNTMTPAGERLWPVSDGGKRSDPCNVYHGAAGVLATLTRVAEVRRDARVLAALPIAADWIIDRTTARNPVPGLYIGRSGTAVALCAAGRVLDSERLVRVGTQLFGEVPRDWPNNDVTHGLAGAGYAALLLWSATGRTEFRDRAAEYAAVLTERAERRDGVLVWPVPHDYDSRYAGSVDYGFAHGTAGIGAFLLAAGSRLDEPRWLELAAEAAESLCGAAVPTDVGALWPIGPRDTTRLLDHWCSGSAGIGTFLLQYWQASGDRQARSWAERAAEAVGARRWRAGATLCHGLAGSGELLLDLCAATGDERARVRAEGIAAALAVRAGRHRGHLLAADETGSGYGADYAVGVAGWVDFLLRLKHGNPRAWLVGPR; the protein is encoded by the coding sequence ATGGTGAATCCGGTAGCCGAGGCGACTCTCGTTGAGCTGGCGCAGCGCCACCTCGCCGGGCGCTCCGATCGGCGAATCTGGACCGACGGCGTCTGGTGCCATCTGAGCCCGGTGAATTATCGCTGGCCGCGGCAGGGGTGGAAGCTGCATATCGCGGCCACGGTCGGGTCGGCCGCCACCGTACTCGACCGCACGCTCGACATTGTGCTGCGCACCGAATGCTCGGGTAAATTCGCCGCCTCGCTCGAGCAGGTGCGCCGATTGAATTCGGCCGACTATCCGCGTGGTGGCGCAGGGAAATTCATCACCGTCTATCCCCGCGACGATGCACAGCTACGCGTCCTGGCGGCGCTGCTGCACGAAGCCACCGCCGGGCTCGCCGGACCGGCGATTCTGTCCGACCGGCCCTATGCGGCCGGCAGTCTGGTGCATTACCGCTACGGGGAGTTCCTCGGCGAGGACGTCATCGGTGGCAGCGGCGACTATCTGCCGATGCTGACCGCGCCGGACGGCAGCCGGGTCGAGGACCGGCGCGACGCGTGGTTCGCGCCGCCGGTCTGGGCGGACGATCCCTTCGGCCGGCCCCGATCGACGGAAAAGGCGACGAGCGGTGTGCTGCTGGCGAATCGGTTCGAGGTGCGCCGGGCGATCGTGCACGCCAACAAGGGCGGCGTCTTCGAGGCGACCGATCGGCTCACCGGCGCGGAGGTGGTGGTCAAACAGGCGCGGGCGGGTGTGGGCGACGGCCCGCACGGCTGGAATGTGCAGGACGCGCTGCGCAACGAAGCCGAGATGCTGGACCTGCTGAGCCCGTTGGCGCCGCGCCGACTCGCCCTGTTCGAGCAGCAGCACGACCTCTTCCTGGTTCAGGAGATGATCGCGGGCACCACCTTTCTCGAGTGGCGCGGCCGTCGGCACGGTGCACTGGACTGGCGCGCGACGGCACTGCGGCTCACCGAGCTGCTGGCCGCGGTGCACGCCCGAGGCGTGGTCCTGCAGGACTTCTCGGCCTCGAACGTGATGGTGCGTCCGGACGATTCGCTGGTGCTGGTGGACCTGGAGTTCGCCGGCCGGTCCGGCGCTATCCGGATGACCGGCTGGACTCCGGATTACGCCGCGCCGGAGCAGATTTCAGGTGCTGCGGCGGATTTCGCGGCGGATCGTCATGCGCTGGGCGCGCTGCTGTTCCTGCTGTGCCTGGGCGCCAAGCCGAGCTTCGCGCCCGATGATCGTCCGGCGAGGAGCAAGGCCGCACGCATCGCGCGACTACTGGAGCTGGCCGCCGAGACCGACCGCGAGATCGCCACGGCGCGTCCGCTGTTGCTCGGCTTGCTCGCGGACGACCCGGCTGAGCGCTGGTCGCTCGACCGCGTTCACGGCTTTCTCACCGGCGACCACCAGGACCCGCCGCGACGGCGTGCCCGGCACCGGACGACCGATATCGATCGCCTGCTGGACGACGGCGTCGGCTATCTCCTGAACACGATGACGCCCGCCGGGGAGCGCCTTTGGCCGGTCAGCGACGGCGGCAAACGCAGCGATCCGTGCAACGTCTACCACGGTGCGGCCGGCGTCCTCGCCACCTTGACCCGCGTCGCCGAGGTCCGCCGGGACGCGCGAGTGCTCGCCGCGTTGCCGATCGCCGCCGACTGGATCATCGACCGGACGACCGCGCGAAACCCGGTGCCCGGCCTTTATATCGGCCGCTCCGGGACCGCTGTCGCGCTGTGCGCCGCAGGCCGGGTCCTGGATTCGGAGCGTCTGGTCCGAGTGGGTACGCAGCTGTTCGGCGAGGTTCCGCGCGACTGGCCGAACAACGATGTCACCCACGGACTCGCCGGTGCGGGCTACGCGGCACTGCTGCTCTGGTCGGCGACCGGCCGAACCGAATTCCGCGACCGCGCAGCCGAATACGCGGCGGTCCTGACCGAGCGCGCCGAGCGCCGGGACGGTGTGCTGGTCTGGCCGGTCCCGCACGACTACGACTCCCGCTACGCCGGCTCCGTCGACTACGGATTCGCGCACGGCACCGCTGGAATCGGTGCGTTCCTGCTCGCCGCGGGCAGTCGTCTGGACGAGCCGCGGTGGCTGGAGCTTGCCGCCGAAGCGGCCGAAAGTTTGTGTGGCGCAGCCGTGCCCACGGATGTGGGCGCGCTGTGGCCGATCGGGCCCCGGGATACGACGCGCCTGCTCGATCACTGGTGCAGCGGTTCGGCGGGCATCGGCACGTTCCTGCTGCAGTACTGGCAGGCGAGCGGCGACCGGCAGGCGCGGTCCTGGGCCGAACGCGCCGCCGAGGCAGTGGGGGCGCGCCGCTGGCGGGCCGGGGCCACGCTGTGCCACGGCCTCGCGGGCAGCGGGGAACTGCTGCTCGATCTGTGCGCGGCGACGGGAGACGAGCGCGCGCGAGTGCGGGCCGAGGGGATCGCCGCCGCGCTCGCGGTCCGGGCCGGTAGGCATCGGGGACATCTGCTGGCCGCGGACGAGACGGGCAGCGGCTATGGCGCCGACTACGCCGTCGGCGTGGCAGGCTGGGTCGATTTCCTGCTGCGGCTAAAGCACGGCAATCCCAGGGCGTGGCTGGTCGGACCACGCTGA
- a CDS encoding radical SAM protein → MDVSQGPVGIIWDITYACPLRCVHCYSESGRRPTLHPARDQLFRMADAFLSLQPQEVAIAGGEPLLVDGVFEIAERFTQAGISVILYTSGLPVDAHKAEESLRHFSTVAVSMDGATADVHDRIRGRARAFERGLAAVQLLDGTARRMKAEGQDPGTLGIEVSIMRSNLHQVEEFCTTIAPRFPELRHLVFTVTMPAGLANRPGFVDHELLDDAESQRLLSPEYLAHLRDLAPAGLDIRIDDHWHDMIHPDHVAEGSVLPIMHVRPDGEVHAMPIYEGTVGSVLDEPPMVLWERALARWSDPFVVQTLAPVRTMRDWAEAARRLDHHFAAPVDRARLDRRPAFLPLAVPTASKAPVA, encoded by the coding sequence GTGGACGTCAGCCAAGGTCCGGTAGGAATAATCTGGGATATCACCTACGCGTGCCCGTTACGGTGTGTGCACTGCTATTCCGAATCGGGCCGGCGGCCGACCTTGCATCCGGCGCGCGACCAACTCTTCCGCATGGCGGACGCGTTCCTTTCCCTGCAGCCGCAGGAGGTGGCGATCGCCGGCGGCGAACCGTTGCTGGTGGACGGCGTTTTCGAGATCGCCGAGCGTTTCACACAGGCGGGCATCTCCGTCATCCTCTACACGAGCGGCCTACCCGTGGACGCGCACAAGGCCGAAGAGTCGTTGCGGCACTTCAGCACTGTCGCGGTCAGCATGGACGGCGCCACCGCCGATGTGCACGACCGCATCCGGGGCCGGGCGCGCGCCTTCGAGCGGGGCCTGGCCGCGGTGCAACTCCTCGACGGCACCGCACGCCGGATGAAAGCCGAAGGGCAGGACCCCGGCACGCTCGGCATCGAGGTGTCGATCATGCGCAGCAATCTGCATCAGGTCGAGGAGTTCTGCACGACCATCGCGCCCCGTTTTCCCGAACTGCGGCATCTGGTGTTCACCGTGACCATGCCCGCCGGGCTCGCCAACCGCCCTGGGTTCGTCGATCACGAACTGCTGGACGACGCCGAATCCCAACGCCTGCTCAGCCCTGAGTATCTCGCGCACCTGCGCGACCTCGCGCCCGCGGGACTGGATATCCGGATCGACGACCACTGGCACGACATGATCCACCCGGACCATGTCGCCGAGGGCAGCGTCCTGCCCATCATGCATGTCCGGCCCGACGGTGAGGTGCACGCGATGCCGATCTACGAGGGCACCGTCGGCAGCGTCCTCGACGAACCTCCGATGGTCTTGTGGGAGCGCGCACTAGCGCGCTGGTCGGACCCTTTCGTCGTCCAGACCCTCGCCCCCGTCCGCACCATGCGCGACTGGGCCGAAGCGGCCCGCCGCCTGGACCACCATTTCGCCGCGCCCGTCGACCGGGCGCGCCTGGACCGCCGCCCGGCCTTCCTCCCCTTGGCGGTTCCTACCGCAAGCAAAGCTCCTGTCGCATAA